A window of Coturnix japonica isolate 7356 chromosome 2, Coturnix japonica 2.1, whole genome shotgun sequence contains these coding sequences:
- the PKIA gene encoding cAMP-dependent protein kinase inhibitor alpha, producing the protein MTDVESTYADFIASGRTGRRNALHDILVSSPGGNSSELALKLSELDINKAEGEGDAQRNPSEQTGEAQGEAAKQES; encoded by the exons ATGACTGATGTGGAATCTACATATGCAGACTTCATTGCTTCAGGAAGAACAGGTAGAAGAAATGCACTACACGACATACTTGTGTCCTCTCCAGGTGGGAACTCTAGTGAACTAGCCTTAAAGCTATCAGAGCTGGATATAAATAAAGCAG aaggagaaggagatgCACAACGAAATCCAAGTGAGCAAACTGGGGAGGCCCAAGGGGAGGCAGCAAAGCAAGAAAGCTGA